The following proteins come from a genomic window of Sorghum bicolor cultivar BTx623 chromosome 3, Sorghum_bicolor_NCBIv3, whole genome shotgun sequence:
- the LOC110433725 gene encoding uncharacterized protein LOC110433725, producing MIRLAKSAMLDLRAGRSAAAAEGTIDGTHVLARVPKRHRAAFMGRKHTTTQNVMDVVDLDLRFSYVLDGWEGSAHDVRILAHALEKDDGLKVPIGKFYLVDVGYVVRSGFLPLY from the exons ATGATCCGGCTGGCGAAGTCGGCGATGCTCGACCTACGGGCGGGGAgaagtgcggcggcggcggaag GGACCATTGATGGAACACATGTCTTGGCTAGAGTTCCTAAGAGACATAGAGCAGCTTTCATGGGCAGGAAGCATACTACCACCCAAAATGTCATGGATGTAGTTGATTTGGACCTAAGGTTTTCTTATGTGTTAGATGGCTGGGAAGGATCAGCTCATGATGTTAGAATCCTAGCTCATGCATTGGAGAAGGATGATGGTCTTAAGGTACCAATAG GCAAGTTCTACCTAGTAGATGTTGGTTATGTAGTCAGGTCTGGGTTCCTGCCTCTCTACTAA